One Desulfobacterales bacterium DNA window includes the following coding sequences:
- the murI gene encoding glutamate racemase, whose amino-acid sequence MLGILDPGIGGLGIARKIMERSPDCDILYFGDTARAPYGDKSAATVIRYALQNTEILLQKGAKAVLIASHTIACVAGRQVREAFGVPVLDVTGPTVTLALHTSPKCVVGIVASRAAVDSNCYPEAIQNLNAEAKVYSAVCPLLVPLVDEGWLKKPETVRIVKKYLHPLKVRQIDTLILGGNHYALLKKIIQRKIGKRVYIIDAGDAVPAALVDFFNENGELKSTICKGGRHQFLVSDLNEHLSKSAKRLYGGNIDLELMPCR is encoded by the coding sequence ATGTTAGGAATATTGGATCCAGGCATCGGCGGTCTGGGGATAGCGCGAAAAATCATGGAGCGGTCTCCCGACTGCGACATCCTTTATTTCGGCGATACGGCCCGGGCGCCTTATGGTGATAAAAGCGCTGCAACCGTCATCCGTTATGCGCTTCAAAATACGGAGATTCTTCTGCAAAAAGGTGCCAAGGCTGTCCTGATTGCCAGCCATACGATTGCCTGTGTTGCCGGTCGGCAGGTGAGAGAAGCATTTGGTGTGCCGGTGCTGGATGTGACCGGGCCGACGGTAACGCTGGCGCTCCATACCTCTCCAAAGTGCGTTGTCGGCATTGTGGCGTCGCGGGCGGCCGTCGACAGCAACTGTTATCCGGAAGCGATTCAGAATCTAAACGCCGAAGCCAAGGTGTATTCAGCGGTCTGCCCGCTGCTGGTACCGCTGGTGGACGAAGGCTGGTTGAAGAAGCCGGAAACCGTTCGGATCGTTAAAAAGTATCTTCATCCTTTAAAGGTTCGCCAGATCGACACCCTTATCCTGGGAGGCAATCATTACGCCCTGCTAAAAAAAATCATTCAGCGTAAAATCGGAAAACGGGTCTATATCATCGATGCGGGCGATGCCGTTCCAGCGGCGCTGGTTGATTTTTTTAATGAAAACGGTGAGCTGAAAAGTACTATTTGCAAAGGGGGGCGGCATCAATTTCTGGTTTCCGATCTCAATGAGCATCTGTCCAAGTCGGCAAAGCGGCTATATGGAGGAAACATCGATTTAGAGCTTATGCCCTGCAGGTGA